The genomic interval CAAGCTTGCCGAGACCGGGCAGTTGGACAATACATTGGTGATCGTGACGAGTGACAACGGCATGCCGTTTCCTCGCGCCAAAGCAAATCTTTATGAATACGGCATCCACATGCCGATGGCCGTTTCCTGGCCGGCGGAGATTCCTGCCGGTCAAGACACGGATGACTTGGTGAGTTTGATCGATGTGACACGGGTCATTTTCGAAGCCGCGAGAGTCGTGCCTCGCCAATCCGAGCAGTTATCGGGGGTAAGTTTCTTGTCCCGTTTTCATGGAGCGTCGGACAAGACGGTGCCGGCCCGTGACGCGGTCTTCAGTGGTCGCGAACGGCATTCTTCGTCTCGATACAACACATTGGGCTATCCGAGTCGATGCGTTCGAACCAAAACGCATTTGTACATCCGCAATTTCAAACCGGAGCGTTGGCCGGCCGGGCCGGGACAAAAGTACGACGGGGCAAAGTTCAATGGCGACGGCGAATTGGTGGCTGGGAAACTCGGTCCGCCGCATGCGGGTTACCACGATATCGACGATGGACCGACCTTGCGTTGGATGGTCGATCACCGCGACGAACCCAAGGTCGGTCAGTTACTGAGTGCTGCGGTTGATCTGCGGCCTGCCGTCGAGTTGTACGACATTCGCACCGATCCCGCTTGCATGGACAATCTCGCTGGCAAGCCAGAGTTTGCGGAGCTGCAGCAGGCCATGGCTCAGACGCTGCAGGATCATTTGGTCCGCACCGGTGACTTGCGTCAAACCGATCCCGCCGCGGCAGAAATCTGGGAGACCTATCCGCGCCACAGTTCGCTTCGTTGGTTTGAAACTCCGCAGTGGGCGATCGACCATCCTGACGATGTGCCCGAGCAACCGTGGCTGGAAGCCAGGAGACCACGTCAAGAAAGCAAGTGAGGAGGCCGGAATGCTTCGATGATCTCTCGGGCTTCGTTGATCGTGTCGACCAAGTGGACGTTGTCTCGCATGTGTTCTTTGCCTGGCGTTTCCGCAAGGGATCGCATCAACGGCCATGCGGGACGCTCCTGTTGCCAGTACTCTCTGCCCAGCAGAATCATGGGAGATGCGTGCAGGAAAGTCTCGTAGTAGTTTTGAGCACCATCCTGGAACGTTTCTTGATCGGTCCCGGCGTTGCCAGGTGTATCGATCACGCCATGGTTGGCGATTTGCAGCAAGCCGTCCTCGCGAATGCTGTTGCTGAAGTACTTGGCGATGTCGGTAGCAAATGACGCTGGGGGCTCGTGGCCATAAAACCAAGTCGGGATCGCAAGGGTTGTGATTTCCTGGATGCGTTTGTCGGTGCGGGAGATTTTCAGGGAGGGAATCAGGACGCGGTAAACGGGATCCGACTCGGTGGCATCTACACGTAGCGGCGTCTCTCTGAGACACTGAAGATTGCGAGTCTCGGAGAGACTCGCCTACGTGGTGTTAGCGCTCGGCGTTTGCCTGCTTGACTTGTGGTTGGACGAGCTTGGCGCGAATCAAAATCATCATTTGGTTGGGAGATTGCTGCGGTGTTTCTGATCGGAAAGTTGAAACAATGGATGGCAGCTTTTTGAGAATCCCCGGCTCGGCGTCCGCCTTTGGTTGCGCGGCGACTTCGATGTACGGATCGATCAATAGAACCTCGCCTGGGCGGAGATCATGATGCGTTTGCAAGGACGTGGTCTGCAGTTCGGGAACTTGCACGATCGTTTCGCCATCGGAGATTCCGAAGACACGCTGAGTCGTAACCTGCTTGACCAACGCGGTGCGTAGAAAGACATCCAGCTCGATGGACTCGACGTTGACACTGGGGCAGACTCCGATCTCGGTGCCTTCGTCGAGCACCTGGATGTCCGACTGGATTCCGTTCTCTCGAGTCAGGTCCGTCAAGAACGGTCGCTGCTGAACGTCACTGATGGTAGCGGGGACATGATCATTGGTAATCACTCGTGGCGTCGCGATGATGCGACTGACGGCTGATTGGCGGACCTCCTCTCGCAGTTGCTTTTGGTCATCGGCCGTGATCGTTGCAGTTGAGATCGTGCCAGGAATGTAAGTGCAGGTCTGCCGCGAGTTAGATATCGGCGATCCATCGATATCGTTGTGTTTTGTTTCAGGGATTCTGGTGAACGTGGTGTTGATGTTGTTCGTCCCGATTCGTTCGTACCATTTGACACGCAAATCGGGTTGAATCGACAAGATCTCCATGTCGATCAGGACCGAAGTCGTGTCGTGCTTCATGCGGCTCCGTGCAAGAGCTTGCGCCGCGATCGTCGTCGCTGTCGCTCCGGTTGGTGCCGAAGCAAATGGGCCTGACGAGGGAGGGATTTCGCTCGTGGCTTCAGCCGGGTCAGGTAACGTCCCCGTCGCAGGCTCCCTCGCGGAGGCTTGTTGAACCGACTCGGTGAACGGCGGAATCGACTGCTGGGCGAAAGTGGGAGACGCTGCGAAAATGACAGCCGCTATCGCAGCGGCGTGTCGCAATGAAGGCAGAGGATGCATCGTGCTGTCCCGGAATGGAAGAATGGCGAATCGTTGACGATCGAGGCATAGCAGATCGGCGTGCCGGGGGGCAATGCCATTCGGGTGGTCTGAAAGGCCGCCGTCGCCAGGCGGCAATGCTGTGAAGCATTTTATCTGCTGAAATGCGGGACATACCTGCACGAAACGCGAGCGAGTTGGTGAGTCGCCAGATTCACTCGCTTGCGCTTCGTGCTAGTATTCTTGACGGTCAGAATGCTTTACAGCGTTGTATTTGCTGGGATGCTGCTCGGCGCCACGATGGCGGAACGGATCTTTTGAAAAGCTATCCCCGATACATTGAGCGAGTTATACTCGGCGTTTGGTGAAACTTTCCCCCTCTGTATCCTCTGCACTCCGGTCTCAACTGATGCTGCGATTCGCCCTGCTTTCGATCGGGCTCTTGCTCGCTTGTTCCAATGGTTCTGCGGAAATCGTGTTCAGTGAATTTGACTTGGCGACTGATTTGAGCAATCTGCCCACGGCGCCGACGTCAATCGGTACGCTTGCTCTGGGTGCCAACGAGGTCGAAGGAGCCCTGGTCCAAGGAGAGGTCAACGAGCTGGATATCGATCCTGATATCTTTACCTTCACCATCGGCGCGGGGCAGGTGCTGGACTCTGTCATCCTGCTGGACTTTGAAGGAGATGGGCATTTCTTTGGATTGGACGACGGGACCACCTCCGATTTTGGAAATGGAACCCAATTGCTGATTGCCACCCTGGTTGGTGACGCTGGGACATTGAACATCAACCTGCTGGACTTAACGACGGCTCAGCAGAATTTCGGTGGCCAAGGCGTGACGGCACCGCTGGGAGCTGGCGACTACACCATCTGGGTTCAAGAAAACCTCGCGGAGTTCAACGTGTTCACGTACACCGTCCAACTGAACACCAGCGCGGCCGCCGTACCCGAACCAGGATGTTTCGTGGCTCTTGTCGGATTGAGTGTCGCAGCGATCACGCAGCGTCGGCGTCGACGAACGAACTAGCGTCAACACCACGTGTTTGAGTTTGAATACTAGCACGGATGATTCATCAGCCGGCACGCGATAGCGTCCGGTTCCCGATTTCAGGCGTGAGAACCCGACGCTATCGCGTGGCGGCTGATATGCGCAGCCTGTTTGCGTGCCAATCCGCGTAAACCGTTTCGTGCAAACGCATTGCAAAGAGAATAATCTGAACTAGAACGGTGCGTCGTCGTCACCGGCTTCGTTGAACGCATCATTGGCGTCGGTCACTTTTTCGGTCATCGGTTCGCCGCCTGGGCCGCTGCCCACGACACGGAACGCGACAGCTTCACAGCTCAGGAAGTACTTGACTTCGCTGTTGGCGTCTTTTTGCCAGCGACGACCATTCAGGCGATAGGTGATTTCGACTTCGTCACCCATGTTCATATCGTCGACGGTATCGCAGAGATCACGAGTAAACTCGACGGGGACGTAATTGGTGAAACTGCCCTTGTCCTGCTCCAGGACCACCAATCTTTTTCGAAATCCCTTTGCTCCGTAGGTCTTGGTTTCTTCGATCAAGTGGACCACGCCACTGACTTTGGAATCGCTCATCTCTATTCTCTCGCATGTCTCTTGAAAAGGCATCAATCGCCGAAACGGGCATTGTAGCCGTCAAACGGGGACCTCACCACGGTGGGGTGAAACATCGACCTGGAGGCTTTTTCACGGCACCGCACCTTGCAGAGGGGACGAGATTTCTGGGGCCGAGGACCATCTGGGGACCGGGAATAGCGGTTTAGGGAAGTCAGGAGGACGTTGCCGATTTTAACACAATCAGCGCTGATCTCTGCTGGATTTCTGGGCGTGGGCACATACATTTCGAGTCGGTATCGATCCTGTTTCAGACGCGAGGGAGACTCATTTCATGTCAGGGCACAGATGCGGGCGTTGCGGCACAGGTTTTCAAAAGACACATCGCCGCTGGTTTGAAAAACTGGTCATGAGGGCAGCCTACTACTGTCCGAAATGCCAGCGGAGGCACTATCAACTCAAGTTGATCGGCCTGATCATCTGACTCGGCAGTCACACGTTTTTCTATTGCCGGCAAACAGCCGATCAGTTTGCGTCCACGGCTTCGTCGGCCAAGACACGGCGAGGCACCGCGATCCGACGATAGCGAAACTCGCGGAATAGAAAGAACAGGTTGATGGCGAACACCATCGCACCGACGACAAAGATCAGCGTTGCGATGCCGGGATCAAATCGGCGATTGATGGCATGCTCCCAGGTCCAGGCCCAATTGGGGGCTTCTAGGACCTCGTAGCTTCGAGGCGGTCCGCCGGTCAGCATGAAGTGTAAGATCAACGGCGTGACTAGCGCGGTGAACATGACCAAGAGACCGATCACGAGCGGCAGCACAAACGAGGAGCCGAAGCGTCGTGCCAATGGCATCGTCAACAGGCGAATGACGCTGAGGTAACCCAGCAAGTACCCCGCCATGATCATGGCAAAGATCAGTCCCGACGTCGTGTTGCGACGGCGAGACAGTCCATTGATCTCTGCAAAATCTCCGAAAGCACTCAAGACCAGCAGTCCAGCACAACCGCTGCAAATCGCGAACATGAATCCGGTACCGGGGCCTGGATAGAGCCACGTCAAAAACATGCGAGACAGGTACGTACGTGGCAACCCTCGCTGCACGCGTGGGCTGAGTTCTTTCGATTCGCCCAACATCAACGTGCCCACGATCAACCAATACAGTCCGATCATGGTCGAGCCGAAATTGATCGGCTCGACATCGCTGTACCGAACCGTTAGCGCAACCATGACGAGGATCCAAATGGATTGCTGTATCAACATCATCCATCGCAGCCCCGTCGATCTGTTTTCGGTGACCGGAGCGATCCTGGCAGCGGCGGCCATCAAAAACATGGCGGCAAAGGAGAGTCCGATCGCATAGAAATAGGAAGTGTCGATCAGCGTCCCCAGATCGAAAGACATTCTGTCGCCCAGAATGTCTCCCAAGACAAATGCGCCGCACAGGAATTGTGAAAAGACAATCACCCCGACCAATCCCAACAGCGTGAAGGTCTGCACGGCTCGATGATTGGTCAGGGTCGCCAGCAGCAATCCAAAGGTTGTCAGCAGGAACGCTACGCCAAAGACAAACGCCAACAGATACAGGATCGATGGCAGACTGATGCCACGCAGCAAATAGGAAAAGGCGAGGCAGGGTACGATTGCTGCGAAGTAGATCAGCATTTGCAGCATCGCGCTGTTGAGCTTGCCCCAAACGATTCTCGTTGCCGAGAGCTGGGTGATCGCCAGCATCTCAAACGTCCCGTCGTCCAGCTCTGCGGCGAGCGAACGAAAAGCCACAATGGGCACCAAGCCCATCAAGGGAATCGCCAAGATGAGATAGTAACCGCTCAGTAAACTTTGTCCGGTGGGTGTGTAGTAGACGTCGGGACTATTGATCACGATTCCCAAGATCGTCCATGCCCAAGAGGCAAACAGAAGCGTGAAAAAGATGACGAGAAATTGTTTGCTCTTGAGCGATTGACGAGCCTCTTTGATCAAGATCGGATTGAGCCATCCGCCAATCCGGTCGCTCCAGACATCGACCTTGCCCCATGCTCCCGTTTCTATCGGATCGAGTGCCAACGAATGGTACGGACGTGAGGCATCACCGCCGCCCAATGTTGCTTCGGCAAGGCGATTACCGGCGGTTGGGACCGTTGAGGCTGAAGAGTTGTGGTCTGGCATTGCTTACTCGCCCCCGTCCTATTGAACTTGTCCTGATGTGACTCTCAAGAAAACGTCTTCCAAACTTTGATCACGAACCCGGAATTCGGCGACTCCGAGACGTGCGTTACAAAGTTTCTGCAGGATCTCGATCTGCTCCGGTTCTCCACCGATGAGCGTGAACTCAATCAGTTCCTTGGACGTCTCGATGTCTCTCACGCTCGCCATGTCCGAGAGCATGTTCACAGCAGTGTTGCGATCGTCGCTCGCGTTCGCGCCACCGATCCGGATAGCAACGGTATGCGACTCACGAGTTCGCCTCCGCATGCCGTCGACGCTATCGGTCGCCAACAGTCGGCCTCGCTCGATGATCCCCACACGGTCCACCATCTCGGCGAGTTCCGTCAGGATGTGACTGCTGATCAAGATCGTTTTTCCGTCGGCCGCCAAAGCACGGATGATTTGCCGCAACTCGATGCGGGCACGAGGATCAAGTCCCGCGGCGGGTTCGTCCAAAATCAAAACCGACGGATCATGGATCAACGAACGACCCAGGCAAAGCCGTTGCCGCATGCCTTTACTTAAGCCACGGATCGGCTTGTCAGCCAACGCACGCAGCCCGGTAAAGTCCATCACCCATCGCATGCGGCGGGTACGTTCTCGGCCAATCAATCCGTGCGAGCGGGCGAAGAAATCGAGGTACTCGGCGCAGTTGGTATCCGGATAGGTGCCAAAGCTGTCCGGCATGAAGCCCAGACGCTTACGCACTTTATCGGGATCGTTTACCGACGAGAGTCCTTCAACATAAGCTTCGCCATAGGTTGGCAATTCCAGGGTGGCCAAGATCCGCATGCTGGTGGTTTTGCCGGCACCGTTGGGGCCGATGTAACCGAACACGCTGCCACGCGGCACCAAAAAGGAAACTTCGTCGACGGCGCGCGTTTGGCCAAAATGTCGAGACAGATTTTGCAATTCGATGACGGGGCCGGTCCACGGCGTTGCGATCATGGCAACTCTCCAAAGTAAACGTGGGCGCTCTCACTGAGTCTCGCTTTGGGGACACCCAAATCAGAATCCTGTAGCTGCGTGGTGGCGATAAAAGAACCGGCCGGCATGAGTCGCCGAAATGACTTGAGCGAACGTTCCAACTCGCTGGTCTGTACAACATTGAGATAGCCAGCCGATGGATTGTATCCGTAGCGATAGTAGTCACGCCTGAGTTCGGGTACGTTCGCCGCGTTGGGGAAGACGTCGCTATCGAGTATCTCGTTGATCATCGGCGTCGTGACCGTTTGCATCTTCGCCGTAGCACCCGCCGCGAGATTCGCGACATGCCACCTGACACCCGAGGCATCGCACAGCAGAACATCGCTGAGCGATTGCTCCAGATGGTTCGTCACACGTGGCGTTCCATCATCGATTTGAAAGGAAACCGTTGGAACATTGTTCTTGGGTTGTACCGTTACATATTGAACTTGGTCGCGTGAGGGCAAAAAGCCGCCGGTAAATCGCACGCCATCGTTCCCATGATTGATCAAGCCTTCGCCGGCCACGTTGCCATTGGCATTCCTGTAGTAATAGCCGTCGATGACAGGGCCGTGCCGATAAGGATAGACCGCGACATCGCTGTCAAACTTCAGGCCATTGCCGCTGCCCAAGACCGTGTAGTAGGTGTGGTGCATTTCATGTAGCACACAATCGTTCTCAAGATCCACCCAGGTCAACTTACGAGCTTTGGCCCTCGTGCTGACACCATCAGCGACCAGTGCGTACAAGAACAGGCCGAGTGTGACGACAAAGGCGAGAGCCGGCGCGGAAAAGTACAGCAGGTACAGCCGGTCACGACGTCGCAGATAGAAATAGAGCACCGGTCCGATGAGTACCACGAACAAAGTATTGAGCCCGACGAAGCTCTTGACGGGAGGTTGCCCCACCGCTGCGATCAGCCAACTCCAGTAACTGTCGTTGCCCAAAGGAACGCTGATCCCGTTGCGTGAAACCCATCGCAGGCGATTGCCGTGAATTCGGTTGACCGAGTCCCAGAACTGAAACGAGCCGGGGAACGGGTCGTCCGACTCGATCAACATGACTCGCCCGCTGCCAAATGAACCGAATCGGATTTTCGATGCGAGTTCAGATGGGGCGACGGTATCCACCATGGGATTCTTTTCGGACGCCATTCGGTCGAACAGGCTCTGACGTCGTTCACCGCCGCTGCTACGTCCGTAAGTGCCGGGGCCGTACCATCCCTGCCACGCGTTGTACTCCATGATCTGCAGATCATTGGATTCGCCCAACTGTAAATTTGCCTGGGATTCACTTGGTTTGACAAAGGAACTCGCTGGCAATCGCTCCAGGGTTGGCAAGCCGGTATGCCATGCCTGTGAACTCGCACCGCCATCTGACTCTGCGTCATCAGGTGGGACCGCATAGATCCACAGATTGCCACCCGCGGTTACCCAATTGCGTATCGCCGCCATCGCGGAGGGCTGCTCGGATTCGATGCGTCTGAGCAATGGGTCGGCGACCAGAATCACATCGAGTTGCGAAAAACCGAGCCAAGACTCATGCAGGCTTTCTTCGTCGATACGCCGAAACTGCAAACGCCCCGGTTGAACGGATTCGACAAACGAGTTGGCGGCGAAGTGCGACAGACGCTTGACATCGGTATCTCGTGGCAAGGGACCATCGCCGATGGAGGTCACAAGAGAACGCATGTCGGGAAATATCTTCCAGAGCGCATCCTGAGTCTTTTCGTCCTTGGGGACCAAGATCCCCATCGATGTCAACTGACCCATCGATTGTTGAGTCGGCGTATTAAGATGAAAGGTCCCATCCCCTTTCTCGATCAAACGACCGTTTTCCAGAATCCGTACGGTCACAAACTCCCATCGATAATAGTGCGGAACATAGAGCTTGAACGTCGCATTGGTCGCGCCCTGAGGCAACACGACCTCCTGCTGAAACTGAAAATCCAAATCGGTGCCACGCTCCGCTCGGGGGCGAATCTGAATGGTCAGCGGGCGTTCTCCAGGGAATGCGGTCCCCATGGGTCTGAATAGCAGGTGAATGGGTTGGTAGCCATCACCGCCGAGCGGCTCCATGTCGATCTGCATCGTGAAGCCTGCGTTCTTGGCCTTGCCAGGCAGACTACCGATTCGCTTGGTTTCCCCCATCGCGACGCTGGATGCGATCAGCAGTGAAAACACTGCGATCGACACTGCGATCGGAAAACGAGAGGAGTTCAATGCTCGCACGTCATGACTCCGTATCTTGGCGGGATGTTTCGTCGAACGCCGCATTGGTGTGATTCTCGGTGGCAAGCGTCTCCGTTGTTTGACCGGCGGCTTGGGCAGGTGGATTCGCCGACCACTCCGGCGGCATGGTCAACGTCGGCGTGTATCGCGTTTCATCAGGCAGAGGTGTCATCGCGGCAGAGGAAATCTTGGAAAACAGATTGGCCATACAGAACGAGAGTGCATAGAGCGAAAAGACAGCGACCAACTGTGCCAAGCCGACCAGGATCAAGATCGCCCAAAGTCGTTCGTGAAAGACCGCTTGTTGAGCCACCACCATCAGAAAAGCACTGACGGTGATCAAGGCGATTTGGGATCGAATCGAGATCTGCGGCATCAACGGCTCTCGCAGCGGGCCGATCGGATCGCCAGCCGGTTCTCCTATCGGACCTCTCGTCGGTTCGTCTGCTGGTTTGGTTTCCATGAGGCGGTGTCCGTAAAGTGAATCGTTCGACTAGTGCTGCGAAAGTTTCCTAACCCGACGCGTAAGCGAGGAATTTTTTCGTTATCCCTCGCTGACGCATCGGGTTGGGATGCAGGTTCAATAACGGACGTTATCCCTCGCTGACGCGTCGGGTTGGGATGCAGGTTCAATTCGTTCTCGCAGCACTAGAATGACGCGATGGGGCCATTCTATCGGCAATTGAACATTGGCAGACGTGAGAGGCAAAGAAAAACGGCCTCCGGGGCGCGCCGGAGGCCGCTCAGTGTTGATCAAAAGATCATTTCGATCAGTGGATGTGCTTCAGACGAATGTCTTTGAACTCAGCCCACATCGGTTTGCCGGCGTGCAATTGCAACCCAAGGACGCCTTCGCTGAGCGATTTTTCGGGGTGTTCGTCGGTGAAATCCAGGACCAATCGACCGTTGAGATAGTGCTGAATGTGGTTTCCTTTGGCGATGATGACGACATCGTTCCACTCGTCCACCTTCATCAACTCCTTGAATTCCGCAGCGGTGATCAACGGTTCGCCGAGGACCTTCTTGCCCTCTGCCGTCCAGACGGCTTTTTCCCCGACCAAGCAGATCCGACCGCGGGTGCCTTTTTCGTCATAGATGAAACTCGGCACGTTCGGGAAATTTTCTTCATTGCGGATTTCGTGCTGGTAACCCTTCAGGACCCATTTGTTGGATGCTTGTTTGCCGCTGCTAACACGTTGGCTGCGGTACTGGATGCCGGAGTTGTTGTCTGCGGTGCAGCGGAAGGACGCACGGAACTCAAAATCTTTGACGGGTTCT from Stieleria varia carries:
- a CDS encoding 3-keto-disaccharide hydrolase, with protein sequence MLRSTVLTIACLFAVPVLADSPAVTAPAQPTDMVRIFDGTSLDGWDGDTTLWSVKDGVIHGETTPENPAKGNTFIIWKEPVKDFEFRASFRCTADNNSGIQYRSQRVSSGKQASNKWVLKGYQHEIRNEENFPNVPSFIYDEKGTRGRICLVGEKAVWTAEGKKVLGEPLITAAEFKELMKVDEWNDVVIIAKGNHIQHYLNGRLVLDFTDEHPEKSLSEGVLGLQLHAGKPMWAEFKDIRLKHIH
- a CDS encoding DUF3127 domain-containing protein produces the protein MSDSKVSGVVHLIEETKTYGAKGFRKRLVVLEQDKGSFTNYVPVEFTRDLCDTVDDMNMGDEVEITYRLNGRRWQKDANSEVKYFLSCEAVAFRVVGSGPGGEPMTEKVTDANDAFNEAGDDDAPF
- a CDS encoding ABC transporter permease; the encoded protein is MPDHNSSASTVPTAGNRLAEATLGGGDASRPYHSLALDPIETGAWGKVDVWSDRIGGWLNPILIKEARQSLKSKQFLVIFFTLLFASWAWTILGIVINSPDVYYTPTGQSLLSGYYLILAIPLMGLVPIVAFRSLAAELDDGTFEMLAITQLSATRIVWGKLNSAMLQMLIYFAAIVPCLAFSYLLRGISLPSILYLLAFVFGVAFLLTTFGLLLATLTNHRAVQTFTLLGLVGVIVFSQFLCGAFVLGDILGDRMSFDLGTLIDTSYFYAIGLSFAAMFLMAAAARIAPVTENRSTGLRWMMLIQQSIWILVMVALTVRYSDVEPINFGSTMIGLYWLIVGTLMLGESKELSPRVQRGLPRTYLSRMFLTWLYPGPGTGFMFAICSGCAGLLVLSAFGDFAEINGLSRRRNTTSGLIFAMIMAGYLLGYLSVIRLLTMPLARRFGSSFVLPLVIGLLVMFTALVTPLILHFMLTGGPPRSYEVLEAPNWAWTWEHAINRRFDPGIATLIFVVGAMVFAINLFFLFREFRYRRIAVPRRVLADEAVDAN
- a CDS encoding ABC transporter ATP-binding protein, producing MIATPWTGPVIELQNLSRHFGQTRAVDEVSFLVPRGSVFGYIGPNGAGKTTSMRILATLELPTYGEAYVEGLSSVNDPDKVRKRLGFMPDSFGTYPDTNCAEYLDFFARSHGLIGRERTRRMRWVMDFTGLRALADKPIRGLSKGMRQRLCLGRSLIHDPSVLILDEPAAGLDPRARIELRQIIRALAADGKTILISSHILTELAEMVDRVGIIERGRLLATDSVDGMRRRTRESHTVAIRIGGANASDDRNTAVNMLSDMASVRDIETSKELIEFTLIGGEPEQIEILQKLCNARLGVAEFRVRDQSLEDVFLRVTSGQVQ
- a CDS encoding sulfatase family protein — encoded protein: MDSVRYRLRNLSSINGVLDFAGNALLREFWRIPLRDASGNVSLIVATGLLLIAMLSAANSFADVQANTERPNILIAISDDQSYPHASAYGDPAIKTPAFDRVAKQGILFRNAFTPAPGCSPMRAAFLTGREIWQNREAGTHASDFPTELPVFTQQLEQAGYHVGMTGKGWGPGKSAGWPHNPAGKGYGKRKMEAPKGISNLDYAANFEDFLAEQKEGQPFCFWFGGQEPHRVYGAGLGAENGVDPAKVNVPKFLPDSDAIRSDMADYLFEVQWFDSHLQRMLDKLAETGQLDNTLVIVTSDNGMPFPRAKANLYEYGIHMPMAVSWPAEIPAGQDTDDLVSLIDVTRVIFEAARVVPRQSEQLSGVSFLSRFHGASDKTVPARDAVFSGRERHSSSRYNTLGYPSRCVRTKTHLYIRNFKPERWPAGPGQKYDGAKFNGDGELVAGKLGPPHAGYHDIDDGPTLRWMVDHRDEPKVGQLLSAAVDLRPAVELYDIRTDPACMDNLAGKPEFAELQQAMAQTLQDHLVRTGDLRQTDPAAAEIWETYPRHSSLRWFETPQWAIDHPDDVPEQPWLEARRPRQESK
- a CDS encoding type II and III secretion system protein; this translates as MHPLPSLRHAAAIAAVIFAASPTFAQQSIPPFTESVQQASAREPATGTLPDPAEATSEIPPSSGPFASAPTGATATTIAAQALARSRMKHDTTSVLIDMEILSIQPDLRVKWYERIGTNNINTTFTRIPETKHNDIDGSPISNSRQTCTYIPGTISTATITADDQKQLREEVRQSAVSRIIATPRVITNDHVPATISDVQQRPFLTDLTRENGIQSDIQVLDEGTEIGVCPSVNVESIELDVFLRTALVKQVTTQRVFGISDGETIVQVPELQTTSLQTHHDLRPGEVLLIDPYIEVAAQPKADAEPGILKKLPSIVSTFRSETPQQSPNQMMILIRAKLVQPQVKQANAER